The Anaerobaca lacustris sequence ACGGCAAAGGTGCAGCCACAAGATTTTGTGTTCAGGAGAGTTCCAGATGAGTAGACGGATGAAGACAGCAGTGGTCCTGGCAGCGGCGATCTGTATCTGCGGCATCGGTGTCGCCGGCGCCGAGGCGAAGGAGCAATGGCGTCTCGGGATGCAGGCGTACAGCTTCAATCGGTTCACGTTTTCCGAAGCGGTGGACAAGACCTGGGCGCTGGGCATGGAGTACATCGAGGCCTATCCCGGTCAGAAGCTCAGCGCCGAGCATGGCGATGCCCAGTTCCACCACACCATGAGCCCGGAATTGCGGCAGGCAGTCAAGCAGATGCTTCAGAGCAAGGGCATCAAGCTGGTCAACTACGGCGTGGTCGGCCTGTCGAACAACGAGGCCGAATGCCGCAAGGTGTTCGATTTTGCCCGCGACATGGGGATCGAGACGATCGTCTCGGAACCGCCGGAGAACGCCATCGAGCTGATCGACAGGCTCTGCCAGGAGTACAAGATCGGCGTCGCCCTGCACAACCATCCGGAGCCCTCCTTCTACTGGAATCCGGACACGGTGCTGCGACTCGTCGAAGGGCGCAGCAAGTGGATCGGCGCCTGCGCCGACACCGGCCACTGGACCCGCTCGGGCGTGGACCCGGTCGAGGCCGTCAGGAAGCTCGAGGGGCGGATCATCAGTCTGCACTTCAAGGACCTCACCGAGTTTGGCAACAAGCGCGCCCATGATGTCCCCTGGGGCACGGGCAAGAGCAAGGTCCGAGAGGTCCTCGCGGAACTGGCGCGGCAGGGCTTCAAGGGCAGCTTCTCCATCGAGTACGAACACAACTGGCTCAACTCCATGCCGGAGATCGCCCAGTGCGTCACCTTCTTCGACAAAGTCGCCCACGAACTGGGCGTGAACCAGTGGCAGCGGATCTTCAACGGCACGGACTTGGCCGGCTGGGACGGCGATCCACGTCTGTGGTCGGTCCGCGACGGCGTCATCCGCGGCGAGACGACCCCGGAGAAGCCTACGAAGGGCAACACGTTCCTCGTCTATCGGGACGGCATCCTCGGCGATTTCGAGTTGAAGATCCAGTTCCGCATCCCCAGCGGCAACTCCGGCGTCCAGTATCGCAGCAAGGAGATGGACAAGTGGCGGATCGGCGGCTACCAGGCCGAGGTGGACAATACGCAGGGCACGGTCGGCTTCCTTTACCATGAGGCCGGTCGCGGCTGGCTCGTCAGCGTCGGGGACTTCATGGTCATCGACGAGAAGGGCGAGAAGAAGGTCATCAGCAACGTCAACGACCAGAAGGCCCTGGTCGAGACCGGCTACTACCGGGAGAAGGACTGGAACCAGTACACCATCGTCTGCGAGGGCAACCACATCAAGCACTTCCTCAACGGCTACCAGACCGTCGAGTTGATCGACAACGACCGTCTGGTCAATCCGTTCGATCCGCGGGACGGCAAGGGCGCCTCGCGGACCGGCCTGCTGGCCCTGCAACTTCACGCCGGCCCGCCGATGGTCGTGGAATTCCGGGACATTCGGATCAGGACGCTTGCCGGCGAGGTCGGCGATGCGGTGCTGGTCTTCAACGGCCAGAACCTCGATGAGTGGACCACGAACGCCCGCTCCGGCAAGGCGGACCTGTGGGCCGTCGGCAAGGCCAGGGTCTCTGCGAGCGATCCCAAGCAGTTGGAGAAGGTCGAAGGGACCGGCGAGATGATCAATCTGGCGCCCAAGCACGGGGAGAGCCAGGACATCTACTCGAAGGCCAAGTTCGGCGACTGCCGGATCGAGGTCGAGGTCATGGTGCCCCAAGGCTCCAACTCCGGCATCTACGTGATGGGCGAGTACGAGGTCCAGGTGCTCGACAGCTACGGCAAGGCGAAGATGGGCAGCGGGGACATGGGCGCGATCTACGGCGGCCATGCACCGCCGTTCAACGCCTCGAAAAAGCCGGGTCAGTGGCAGCAGTATGTGATCGAGTGGCGCGCCCCCCAGTTCGACGGCAACGGCAACAAGACGAAGAACGCCGAGTTCGTCAAGGTCGAGCTCAACGGCCGGGTGCTGCACGAGAACCTGGTGATGCCGCAGCAGACGCCGGGAGGCCTCACGGGCAAGGAATCCCCGACGGGCCCGCTGATGTTCCAGGGCAACCACGGGCCGGTGGCCTATCGCAACATCGTCGTGAAACCCTTGCTGAAATGAAGTCGGCCCGATGGAGACGTTTCAGTGCATGGCCGGCCGGGATTATCGGACGACAGGGAAAATCAGGCGAGTTTCCTTGACAATCCGCGTCGCCGCCACCATAATAACGGGCCAAAATTTCGACAGTTCATCGTTAATCGAAGTGTTAACTTTTTGGAGTTAATAAAAGTACAATGAGCGACCAGAGACAACACGAAGGTATGGATCGACGCCGGTTCCTGCAATCCACCGCTGCGGTGGGCGCCGGGCTGGCGATCGCCCCGAGCATTCTTGCCCAGGCCGGCGGTACGGCGTCGGACGACAT is a genomic window containing:
- a CDS encoding family 16 glycoside hydrolase; translation: MSRRMKTAVVLAAAICICGIGVAGAEAKEQWRLGMQAYSFNRFTFSEAVDKTWALGMEYIEAYPGQKLSAEHGDAQFHHTMSPELRQAVKQMLQSKGIKLVNYGVVGLSNNEAECRKVFDFARDMGIETIVSEPPENAIELIDRLCQEYKIGVALHNHPEPSFYWNPDTVLRLVEGRSKWIGACADTGHWTRSGVDPVEAVRKLEGRIISLHFKDLTEFGNKRAHDVPWGTGKSKVREVLAELARQGFKGSFSIEYEHNWLNSMPEIAQCVTFFDKVAHELGVNQWQRIFNGTDLAGWDGDPRLWSVRDGVIRGETTPEKPTKGNTFLVYRDGILGDFELKIQFRIPSGNSGVQYRSKEMDKWRIGGYQAEVDNTQGTVGFLYHEAGRGWLVSVGDFMVIDEKGEKKVISNVNDQKALVETGYYREKDWNQYTIVCEGNHIKHFLNGYQTVELIDNDRLVNPFDPRDGKGASRTGLLALQLHAGPPMVVEFRDIRIRTLAGEVGDAVLVFNGQNLDEWTTNARSGKADLWAVGKARVSASDPKQLEKVEGTGEMINLAPKHGESQDIYSKAKFGDCRIEVEVMVPQGSNSGIYVMGEYEVQVLDSYGKAKMGSGDMGAIYGGHAPPFNASKKPGQWQQYVIEWRAPQFDGNGNKTKNAEFVKVELNGRVLHENLVMPQQTPGGLTGKESPTGPLMFQGNHGPVAYRNIVVKPLLK